One stretch of Natronobacterium gregoryi SP2 DNA includes these proteins:
- a CDS encoding ABC transporter ATP-binding protein: MRLDVCDVEFAYDSDPVLDGVDLELERGQLLGIVGPNGSGKSTLLRCLNRIIEPDSGAVLVDGENVDELSREGIARRMGYVPQQEDATFPSTVFDTILMGRKPHVQWRPTDDDRATVTDVIERLDLEPFALRSLDELSGGQQQKVLIGRALVQEATVLLLDEPTSNLDVRHQLEVLDVVREEIDDGMAAVVAIHDLNLATRYCDRLAMLHDDRIVAAGGPEILTPETIRDVYGVDATVTSHDGRRIVIPERPLSRSEDDGRGAESERRDGR, from the coding sequence GACGTGTGTGACGTCGAGTTCGCTTACGACAGCGATCCAGTGCTCGACGGCGTCGACCTCGAACTCGAGCGGGGTCAGTTACTCGGGATCGTCGGCCCGAACGGGTCCGGGAAGAGCACCCTGTTGCGCTGTCTCAATCGGATCATCGAACCCGACAGTGGAGCGGTGCTCGTCGACGGAGAGAACGTCGACGAACTGAGCCGTGAGGGAATCGCCCGCCGGATGGGATACGTTCCCCAGCAGGAAGACGCCACGTTCCCGTCGACGGTGTTCGATACGATCCTGATGGGACGCAAACCCCACGTCCAGTGGCGGCCGACCGACGACGATCGAGCGACCGTCACGGACGTGATCGAGCGACTCGACCTCGAGCCGTTCGCGTTGCGATCCCTCGACGAGCTAAGCGGTGGCCAGCAACAGAAGGTGTTGATCGGTCGGGCGCTCGTCCAGGAGGCGACGGTGCTGTTGCTCGACGAACCGACGAGCAACTTAGACGTCAGACACCAACTCGAGGTCCTCGACGTCGTCCGAGAGGAGATCGACGACGGCATGGCTGCAGTCGTGGCGATACACGACCTGAACCTGGCGACCCGCTACTGCGATCGACTGGCGATGTTACACGACGATCGAATCGTCGCAGCCGGCGGCCCAGAGATCCTGACGCCGGAGACGATCCGAGACGTCTACGGGGTCGACGCCACAGTTACCAGCCACGACGGGCGTCGGATTGTGATCCCCGAACGCCCACTCTCGAGAAGCGAAGACGACGGTCGGGGAGCCGAGTCCGAACGACGAGACGGCAGGTAG